The genomic segment ATCAAGCCAAATTTTCCATGGGTTTTGTCCTGGCGATGATTGCTCTGAAAGGCCGGGCGGGAATCGAGGAGTTCAATGAAACCGCTTTGCGTGATCCGGCAATCCGTTCGTTCAGCCAAAAAGTGAAGATGATCCTAGATGATGAAGTAGACCGGGCTTACCCAAAACGATGGCTGGGGCGCGTTGAAGTGGTAACACGCGACGGCAGACGGCTGAAAATGCAAATAGATACCCCCAAGGGGGACCCTGGGAATACGCTGTCTCGCGGTGAGCTGGAGGATAAAGCGATCCGGTTGGCGATGTTTCAGGGTGGTGCCACTCGGGAAGAGATGCAGGACGTTATTGCCAGGGTGTGGCGTCTCAGGGATGAACCGAACCTGAAAAACTTTCTGATGAAGACCTGATATGAAAAAGCGACCCGAAGTGGATGAGAGTTTACGCTGGCATCGGGAATTACTGTTGGAGAAAACTGCGCAGGCGTTGCGGAACAACGGTTTTGCAGCAGCCGTGTTCGCCAATCGCCAGAATGTGCGGCCATTTCTGATCGATGCTGCTCGAGACGCCACAATTGTTGGTTTCGGCGGTTCGATAACTCTGGCGCAAATCGGGTTTGCCAAGGAATTGGAGCGTGCCGGGAAAACCCTGCTGTCGCACGGACGGCCCGGCTTATCTCCGAAGGAACGATTTGCACTGATGCGTCGGCAACTGAGTTGCGACATTTTTTTCACCAGTACCAATGCATTAACGATCAACGGACAACTGGTCAACATTGATGGCACGGGAAATCGAGTAGGCGCCATGGCTTTTGGTCCACCCAAAGTGGTTGTCGTCGCCGGGGTCAATAAAATCGTCCGAGACCTCGACAGTGCTTTGCGCCGGGTCAAAGAG from the Geothermobacter ehrlichii genome contains:
- a CDS encoding lactate utilization protein, giving the protein MKKRPEVDESLRWHRELLLEKTAQALRNNGFAAAVFANRQNVRPFLIDAARDATIVGFGGSITLAQIGFAKELERAGKTLLSHGRPGLSPKERFALMRRQLSCDIFFTSTNALTINGQLVNIDGTGNRVGAMAFGPPKVVVVAGVNKIVRDLDSALRRVKEVVVPPNARRMGYAPPCTQTGICVDCNSPERVCRITAIIERKPRDTEITVCLVNEHLGY